The following coding sequences are from one Salvia hispanica cultivar TCC Black 2014 chromosome 3, UniMelb_Shisp_WGS_1.0, whole genome shotgun sequence window:
- the LOC125215567 gene encoding GATA transcription factor 8-like: MEPELIDEIDCGNFFDQMDDLIDFPPDSECGDANLVSSSDCKDFPSWEEALQGCDTLFSASHDSSASDLAAELSVPYEDIVQLEWLSTFVEDSFSGGGLTVGKENLRASNDSPHSQFQSLSPVSVVESSSCSSSSSSGGKVMPLSPCHRGPQRARSKRPRPATFNPRPAIQLISPASSYQENPHVSSALHGGVSSESNNFAESWPVKKSKKIKITPPANPTAAQQDPPPVRKCLHCEITKTPQWRAGPMGPKTLCNACGVRYKSGRLFPEYRPAASPTFVPSLHSNSHKKVTEMRCKAETRSAAAAPDTSV, encoded by the exons ATGGAGCCAGAGTTGATAGATGAAATCGATTGTGGAAACTTTTTCGACCAAATGGATGATTTGATTGACTTTCCCCCAGACAGCGAGTGTGGTGATGCTAACTTAGTTAGCTCCAGTGACTGCAAGGATTTCCCCTCGTGGGAAGAGGCCTTGCAGGGCTGCGACACTCTCTTCTCCGCCAGCCATGACAGCTCTGCCTCCGACCTTGCTGCTGAGCTCTCTGTTCCG TATGAGGATATAGTACAACTGGAGTGGCTTTCGACCTTTGTGGAGGATTCGTTTTCAGGCGGGGGGCTGACAGTCGGCAAAGAGAATCTGCGTGCCAGCAACGACTCACCACATAGCCAATTCCAAAGCTTGAGTCCAGTTTCCGTAGTGGAGAGCAGCAGCTGCAGCAGCAGTTCCTCCTCAGGTGGGAAGGTGATGCCTCTCAGCCCCTGCCATCGTGGCCCCCAGCGTGCACGCAGCAAGCGCCCTCGGCCAGCAACTTTCAACCCTCGACCGGCAATTCAGCTCATCTCCCCGGCATCCTCTTATCAGGAGAACCCCCATGTTTCTTCTGCCCTCCACGGTGGGGTTTCATCGGAATCCAACAACTTTGCTGAGTCGTGGCCCGTAAAGAAGAGCAAGAAAATCAAGATAACGCCTCCTGCAAATCCGACAGCAGCGCAGCAAGACCCTCCTCCAGTCCGGAAATGCTTGCATTGCGAGATAACAAAGACTCCGCAGTGGAGGGCGGGGCCCATGGGCCCAAAGACGCTGTGCAATGCTTGTGGCGTTCGTTACAAGTCTGGGAGGCTGTTCCCTGAGTACCGCCCTGCTGCTAGTCCAACCTTCGTCCCGTCTCTGCACTCAAACTCGCACAAGAAGGTGACCGAGATGAGATGCAAGGCTGAGACCAGAAGCGCAGCAGCTGCACCCGACACTTCAGTGTAG
- the LOC125211515 gene encoding auxin response factor 18-like isoform X1 yields the protein MINVMHSLSKPMNQMESCLDPQLWHACAGGMAQIPPPNSKVYYFPQGHAEHANENVDFLKFPRIAPLMLCRVESIKYLADSESDEVFAKIRLVPLLGNESGVCDDGGGVDGNEEREKTNSFAKTLTQSDANNGGGFSVPRYCAETIFPRLDYSAEPPVQTILVKDVHGAVWKFRHIYRGTPRRHLLTTGWSNFVNHKKLVAGDSIVFLRADNGELCVGIRRAKRSISGGAEVSSGWNTGIPALQGGFSGFLGESVGLCRRRGGGELGLKERGNVKAEVVVEAASIAANGQPFEVVYYPRAGSPEFVVRESAVRAAMRVQWCSGMRFKMAFETEDSSRISWFMGTISSVQVDDPIHWPNSPWRLLQVVWDEPDLLHNVKRVNPWLVELVSNMAAGHGLSRFSPPRKRPRLPLPTEFQLPMGTLVTNPFSPSKPLCYLPDHIPAGIQGARHARSKKLQPFDFKLLDYASQFPRLLTGYPLQIPNCDVSLNMGSSPHEVKKSNEAKTPMFLLFGQPILTAEQISQSHSADTEGNSLDGNQENTANASNASGSAVIQNFPLEASSDGEFPGFDDQTPYLEADF from the exons atgattAACGTGATGCATTCATTGAGCAAGCCCATGAATCAAATGGAAAGTTGCTTGGATCCTCAGCTATGGCATGCCTGTGCCGGTGGGATGGCTCAAATCCCTCCACCGAATTCCAAGGTCTATTATTTCCCTCAAGGTCACGCTGAACACGCCAATGAGAATGTTGATTTTCTGAAATTTCCAAGAATTGCACCTCTTATGCTGTGTAGAGTAGAATCTATTAAGTACTTGGCTGATTCTGAGAGTGATGAGGTTTTTGCTAAAATCAGATTAGTGCCTCTGTTAGGGAATGAATCTGGTGTGTGTGATGATGGGGGAGGGGTTGATGGGaatgaggagagagagaaaaccaATTCATTTGCAAAGACATTGACTCAGTCTGATGCAAACAATGGTGGTGGTTTCTCTGTCCCTAGGTATTGTGCTGAGACTATATTTCCTAGGTTGGATTACTCTGCTGAGCCCCCTGTTCAGACAATCTTGGTTAAGGATGTTCATGGGGCTGTTTGGAAGTTTAGGCACATCTATAGGGGGACTCCACGGCGCCACCTTCTCACCACCGGTTGGAGCAATTTTGTGAACCATAAGAAGCTTGTGGCTGGGGATTCAATTGTGTTCTTGAGGGCTGATAATGGGGAGTTATGTGTTGGGATCCGCAGGGCCAAGAGGAGTATCAGTGGTGGAGCTGAGGTCTCGAGTGGATGGAACACGGGGATCCCTGCCTTACAAGGGGGATTCTCGGGTTTTCTTGGTGAGAGCGTGGGGTTATGCAGGAGACGGGGTGGGGGTGAGTTGGGGTTGAAGGAGAGGGGTAATGTGAAGGCTGAGGTTGTTGTTGAGGCAGCTAGTATTGCTGCTAATGGCCAGCCTTTTGAGGTTGTTTACTATCCTCGTGCTGGCTCACCGGAGTTTGTGGTTAGGGAGTCGGCTGTTAGGGCTGCGATGAGGGTGCAGTGGTGCTCGGGGATGAGGTTTAAGATGGCCTTTGAGACGGAGGATTCGTCTAGGATCAGCTGGTTCATGGGAACAATTTCCTCTGTTCAAGTTGATGATCCAATTCATTGGCCTAATTCTCCTTGGAGACTTCTTCAG GTGGTTTGGGATGAGCCTGATTTACTACACAATGTGAAGAGAGTGAATCCTTGGTTGGTTGAATTGGTGTCGAATATGGCAGCAGGCCACGGCCTCTCCCGGTTCTCTCCACCAAGGAAGAGGCCGAGGCTGCCTCTGCCAACGGAGTTCCAACTTCCGATGGGGACACTCGTTACCAACCCCTTCAGTCCTAGCAAGCCCTTGTGTTATCTACCAGACCACATTCCTGCAGGCATACAGGGAGCCAGGCATGCTCGATCCAAGAAACTGCAGCCGTTTGATTTCAAGCTGCTCGACTACGCTTCTCAATTTCCTAGACTCCTCACCGGCTACCCTCTCCAAATTCCCAACTGTGATGTCTCACTGAACATGGGTAGTTCTCCACATGAGGTGAAGAAAAGCAACGAGGCCAAGACCCCGATGTTTCTTCTGTTTGGTCAGCCGATTCTCACTGCAGAGCAAATCTCCCAGAGCCACTCTGCAGACACAGAAGGCAATAGCTTAGATGGAAATCAAGAAAACACAGCAAATGCATCCAATGCCTCGGGTTCGGCTGTCATTCAGAATTTTCCACTGGAGGCCTCATCGGATGGAGAGTTCCCGGGATTCGACGACCAAACGCCTTATCTAGAGGCGGATTTTTGA
- the LOC125211515 gene encoding auxin response factor 18-like isoform X2, translating to MACLCRWDGSNPSTEFQVPLLGNESGVCDDGGGVDGNEEREKTNSFAKTLTQSDANNGGGFSVPRYCAETIFPRLDYSAEPPVQTILVKDVHGAVWKFRHIYRGTPRRHLLTTGWSNFVNHKKLVAGDSIVFLRADNGELCVGIRRAKRSISGGAEVSSGWNTGIPALQGGFSGFLGESVGLCRRRGGGELGLKERGNVKAEVVVEAASIAANGQPFEVVYYPRAGSPEFVVRESAVRAAMRVQWCSGMRFKMAFETEDSSRISWFMGTISSVQVDDPIHWPNSPWRLLQVVWDEPDLLHNVKRVNPWLVELVSNMAAGHGLSRFSPPRKRPRLPLPTEFQLPMGTLVTNPFSPSKPLCYLPDHIPAGIQGARHARSKKLQPFDFKLLDYASQFPRLLTGYPLQIPNCDVSLNMGSSPHEVKKSNEAKTPMFLLFGQPILTAEQISQSHSADTEGNSLDGNQENTANASNASGSAVIQNFPLEASSDGEFPGFDDQTPYLEADF from the exons ATGGCATGCCTGTGCCGGTGGGATGGCTCAAATCCCTCCACCGAATTCCAAG TGCCTCTGTTAGGGAATGAATCTGGTGTGTGTGATGATGGGGGAGGGGTTGATGGGaatgaggagagagagaaaaccaATTCATTTGCAAAGACATTGACTCAGTCTGATGCAAACAATGGTGGTGGTTTCTCTGTCCCTAGGTATTGTGCTGAGACTATATTTCCTAGGTTGGATTACTCTGCTGAGCCCCCTGTTCAGACAATCTTGGTTAAGGATGTTCATGGGGCTGTTTGGAAGTTTAGGCACATCTATAGGGGGACTCCACGGCGCCACCTTCTCACCACCGGTTGGAGCAATTTTGTGAACCATAAGAAGCTTGTGGCTGGGGATTCAATTGTGTTCTTGAGGGCTGATAATGGGGAGTTATGTGTTGGGATCCGCAGGGCCAAGAGGAGTATCAGTGGTGGAGCTGAGGTCTCGAGTGGATGGAACACGGGGATCCCTGCCTTACAAGGGGGATTCTCGGGTTTTCTTGGTGAGAGCGTGGGGTTATGCAGGAGACGGGGTGGGGGTGAGTTGGGGTTGAAGGAGAGGGGTAATGTGAAGGCTGAGGTTGTTGTTGAGGCAGCTAGTATTGCTGCTAATGGCCAGCCTTTTGAGGTTGTTTACTATCCTCGTGCTGGCTCACCGGAGTTTGTGGTTAGGGAGTCGGCTGTTAGGGCTGCGATGAGGGTGCAGTGGTGCTCGGGGATGAGGTTTAAGATGGCCTTTGAGACGGAGGATTCGTCTAGGATCAGCTGGTTCATGGGAACAATTTCCTCTGTTCAAGTTGATGATCCAATTCATTGGCCTAATTCTCCTTGGAGACTTCTTCAG GTGGTTTGGGATGAGCCTGATTTACTACACAATGTGAAGAGAGTGAATCCTTGGTTGGTTGAATTGGTGTCGAATATGGCAGCAGGCCACGGCCTCTCCCGGTTCTCTCCACCAAGGAAGAGGCCGAGGCTGCCTCTGCCAACGGAGTTCCAACTTCCGATGGGGACACTCGTTACCAACCCCTTCAGTCCTAGCAAGCCCTTGTGTTATCTACCAGACCACATTCCTGCAGGCATACAGGGAGCCAGGCATGCTCGATCCAAGAAACTGCAGCCGTTTGATTTCAAGCTGCTCGACTACGCTTCTCAATTTCCTAGACTCCTCACCGGCTACCCTCTCCAAATTCCCAACTGTGATGTCTCACTGAACATGGGTAGTTCTCCACATGAGGTGAAGAAAAGCAACGAGGCCAAGACCCCGATGTTTCTTCTGTTTGGTCAGCCGATTCTCACTGCAGAGCAAATCTCCCAGAGCCACTCTGCAGACACAGAAGGCAATAGCTTAGATGGAAATCAAGAAAACACAGCAAATGCATCCAATGCCTCGGGTTCGGCTGTCATTCAGAATTTTCCACTGGAGGCCTCATCGGATGGAGAGTTCCCGGGATTCGACGACCAAACGCCTTATCTAGAGGCGGATTTTTGA
- the LOC125211515 gene encoding auxin response factor 18-like isoform X3, translating to MACLCRWDGSNPSTEFQGNESGVCDDGGGVDGNEEREKTNSFAKTLTQSDANNGGGFSVPRYCAETIFPRLDYSAEPPVQTILVKDVHGAVWKFRHIYRGTPRRHLLTTGWSNFVNHKKLVAGDSIVFLRADNGELCVGIRRAKRSISGGAEVSSGWNTGIPALQGGFSGFLGESVGLCRRRGGGELGLKERGNVKAEVVVEAASIAANGQPFEVVYYPRAGSPEFVVRESAVRAAMRVQWCSGMRFKMAFETEDSSRISWFMGTISSVQVDDPIHWPNSPWRLLQVVWDEPDLLHNVKRVNPWLVELVSNMAAGHGLSRFSPPRKRPRLPLPTEFQLPMGTLVTNPFSPSKPLCYLPDHIPAGIQGARHARSKKLQPFDFKLLDYASQFPRLLTGYPLQIPNCDVSLNMGSSPHEVKKSNEAKTPMFLLFGQPILTAEQISQSHSADTEGNSLDGNQENTANASNASGSAVIQNFPLEASSDGEFPGFDDQTPYLEADF from the exons ATGGCATGCCTGTGCCGGTGGGATGGCTCAAATCCCTCCACCGAATTCCAAG GGAATGAATCTGGTGTGTGTGATGATGGGGGAGGGGTTGATGGGaatgaggagagagagaaaaccaATTCATTTGCAAAGACATTGACTCAGTCTGATGCAAACAATGGTGGTGGTTTCTCTGTCCCTAGGTATTGTGCTGAGACTATATTTCCTAGGTTGGATTACTCTGCTGAGCCCCCTGTTCAGACAATCTTGGTTAAGGATGTTCATGGGGCTGTTTGGAAGTTTAGGCACATCTATAGGGGGACTCCACGGCGCCACCTTCTCACCACCGGTTGGAGCAATTTTGTGAACCATAAGAAGCTTGTGGCTGGGGATTCAATTGTGTTCTTGAGGGCTGATAATGGGGAGTTATGTGTTGGGATCCGCAGGGCCAAGAGGAGTATCAGTGGTGGAGCTGAGGTCTCGAGTGGATGGAACACGGGGATCCCTGCCTTACAAGGGGGATTCTCGGGTTTTCTTGGTGAGAGCGTGGGGTTATGCAGGAGACGGGGTGGGGGTGAGTTGGGGTTGAAGGAGAGGGGTAATGTGAAGGCTGAGGTTGTTGTTGAGGCAGCTAGTATTGCTGCTAATGGCCAGCCTTTTGAGGTTGTTTACTATCCTCGTGCTGGCTCACCGGAGTTTGTGGTTAGGGAGTCGGCTGTTAGGGCTGCGATGAGGGTGCAGTGGTGCTCGGGGATGAGGTTTAAGATGGCCTTTGAGACGGAGGATTCGTCTAGGATCAGCTGGTTCATGGGAACAATTTCCTCTGTTCAAGTTGATGATCCAATTCATTGGCCTAATTCTCCTTGGAGACTTCTTCAG GTGGTTTGGGATGAGCCTGATTTACTACACAATGTGAAGAGAGTGAATCCTTGGTTGGTTGAATTGGTGTCGAATATGGCAGCAGGCCACGGCCTCTCCCGGTTCTCTCCACCAAGGAAGAGGCCGAGGCTGCCTCTGCCAACGGAGTTCCAACTTCCGATGGGGACACTCGTTACCAACCCCTTCAGTCCTAGCAAGCCCTTGTGTTATCTACCAGACCACATTCCTGCAGGCATACAGGGAGCCAGGCATGCTCGATCCAAGAAACTGCAGCCGTTTGATTTCAAGCTGCTCGACTACGCTTCTCAATTTCCTAGACTCCTCACCGGCTACCCTCTCCAAATTCCCAACTGTGATGTCTCACTGAACATGGGTAGTTCTCCACATGAGGTGAAGAAAAGCAACGAGGCCAAGACCCCGATGTTTCTTCTGTTTGGTCAGCCGATTCTCACTGCAGAGCAAATCTCCCAGAGCCACTCTGCAGACACAGAAGGCAATAGCTTAGATGGAAATCAAGAAAACACAGCAAATGCATCCAATGCCTCGGGTTCGGCTGTCATTCAGAATTTTCCACTGGAGGCCTCATCGGATGGAGAGTTCCCGGGATTCGACGACCAAACGCCTTATCTAGAGGCGGATTTTTGA